The Quercus lobata isolate SW786 chromosome 4, ValleyOak3.0 Primary Assembly, whole genome shotgun sequence genome segment TGATTTTCAAACCAGCTCATGGACAGCTGAGGTATAGCATCCTAACTATTAAATATTGGACATAGTCCGACACACCAATGCTGCTCCAAAACAAGTCGAATCACATGAAAATAAGTCTAACAgcattaaaatataattgtttgGAGACCGGAAGCGAATTACAAAAAGGAACCAAAGCATAACTGCTCCAATACCAGCTAATGAGTTACCTATTTTGATAATTCTCCAAGAGCCATAACCCATTGTTCAAAGAAGTAGGTATACCAGCCAGTCAAACTGTTAAATGATCACCTAAATATATCAAAGCCATCAACTGAAGCACCTAATCCAAGAATTTGAGAAGATAAAACTGATCAACCTCAGTTCACATGACTGAGTCAACATTACTTAACTCTGGTTGAACATGGTCCACCCATACTCTCCTTTCATCTggttgaattaattaattacacaACCATCTCAGTATCATGATTGCCAACCAATCTACCAAATGTACAACTCTTACAATATTCAAAAAGACCAAATGAGTTAGTTAGGAACTTCTAACTCTTAAAAAATGGTATAAACGTGTCATATAGTCTCACCGTAGCCCCTCCCCCACCTTCTTTTCTCCTAGGTCTCTTCACACATTACAAAGTTAAGGGAAACTACACTTTTTCTACCTATAATatactttttttgataagtacttTTTCTACCTATAATATATGGTGAATTTGTTTGCCAAACCTATGGTTTAATAAGTTACACTTTACCTTCTTGAGATTTGTTCCACTAATCTCCTTCAAACTTTAATTTCAAAACACGTGTACACAAATAATGTGCTTGTAGAAATATGACACTTCATCCATTTTTCAATTAGTAAATTAGTACTCTAATGTCCTGCGatttaggaaaaagaaaaatacccaGTTGTGGTGCACATGTGTTTATGGTTGTTGACTATATAGTAATGTTTAATGGCAGATGTAATTGATATTAGCAGAGTATACCTCATGTGCATAAACTATAATTTTCCCTACAAATTATATCTCCATCAAAGCCATCTATAGAGCCTCAGGCAGGTTAAGTGTAAAGGGGGATATCTATACCATGACTAGTTTGAATTACAGTTAAAAAACATGAGCAATTAATATATGTTAACACTTTAAATTGCAAGCACAGCACTAGAGCTACTATTAGAATTGCCTTAAATATTATAATGCAGATATCGAACAATACCATTTCGAGTTCTTGGGCCATCAAAATACAGGGTCCACACCATGTTGCATAGAAATCAATGATAAGGGGTACACTCCTTTCTCCCTTTACCAGCTCCTGAACCTCCTGAGCTGACAACTTCTTCTGCTCACCCAACACAACAAACATATGCATTAAACTTCAAGCTCAATCTGGATGCCCAGACAACATTGACATTAATATAtggaaaaagattaaaaaatttcgAACCCAATTttgtttccaaaagaatctatACCGTAAACTAAAACCCAGaattgaatttatcaaaattctttaacttttcttgttttttccaacattttcaaaaaaatcatgctgaacccacaaaacaaaagcaaatttACAAGAACACAGCAACTTATAATAGGTAATGACAATGTTAATTAGAGTTTGTGTGGGACACATACCACAAGATAGTCTTCTCTAACATGCGTGCCCTGAGGGGGTTGGCAAAGCAACCTTGTTGGGTGTGTTGAGAGTGAGAAAGGTGGGGTCTTGGTGGTGGAAAAGAGTGAGTTTTTGTGGTGGGATTTCAAGGAGTGAGGAAGAGAAAGgtgaagaggaggaggaggaggaggtgttGAGGAATGAAAGGAGAGAATGGGGGAGAGGGCGGTGGTTATGCTATGAGCAGGTGTGTGGATTTGGAGGAGAGCCATTTTTAGCtatttgggagagagagagagagagagagagagagagagggagggagttGGAGGAGAAGGGGTTTTAAGGTTTAACTTTCAAAGCATTGACCTTGCATATGGGTTTTGTTTGAAGTACAGCAAAATCTAGGTAGTGGATATTGTTGTTCTGTTTGGCTCTTAGAAGATTTGTAGTCCTACTTGGAACTGGGATTTCTCCGCACCAACACATCATAAGAGATACCAAATTACCAATCATACTAccactactctctctctctctctctcaaaaggaATCAGATTCATGGGGAGAAATGATTTCTAAGAATGAGACCCTAGCTCTTGTAATTCCCGTATCACCTTGGACActcccatttgtttatttttttaaaaaaagtaagacAATGTTCTAGCAATTGGTAGTTTGTGACTTTGTGGTATGGGTTGGCAAcgaaaacaagaagaaaaagtcGATAGGCATAACTTTTATGTACTATAACTTAGATACTGTTGATTTTGAGTGGTGAAGAAAAAGTTGTAGATCCATCTAAAAATGATGGTTCacttatcaaaattaattatatcatcaaattgtaacaaaatGTGTGAACCCAGAAGAATTGAAAGAACTCATTTCCTAAATTAATGGTTTGAAAGATGGTATTAGGAATAGTTTGTGACTCTTGGAAGAATATTAGAGCATTACGTGCAAGCCAGAAGGCACCAGCTATCTAAGGTGAAAATTACGTTTCAAGAAAAAGCTTGGGTCAAGTTCTGTTGGGTTATGAGCCTACTAGATTCTTGGAGCCATTGGTATATATAATGGTTGTTGGAAGAATTGTGACATGAGATATTCAGCAAAAGATAGCCCAATTTAATGGACCAAACTAAAATCTCATACTATGTGTGTTGTGGTTTCTTGTTGAGCGTAAAGAGGGAAAATTTGGGactggatatatatatatatatatatatatagagagagagagagagagagagagagaacgatTTAGTTAGCTAGGCAGTCCGTGGAGACAAGGGACTAACTAGCacaccaataaaaaatattatgaggtAGTATTTtgattcataatatatataagttataGAATTTATAGACTGATCAGAAATATGAAATGGGTGTACTCAAACTTAAGAAATTGTGGGAGTCTAAAACACTCTATACTAACCCAACCACAAATATTCTTGATCTACGCAACTAATTTCtaaaagatgagaaaaagatCCACAATGGAAAGATCAAGTAGTTGATTGAAGATAGAActatgcaaaattattttttcatatatatggaAACAATGTTCCCGAGGTATAGAAGAAAGATTCAAGGGAGCAAATGCATAAGaaaaatactctctctctctctctctagttctTGCTCAGactttctctttctatttttctgaATCCCCTCTCATGTTGCCCTTCTCCTCCTTTTATAGCCATTTTCCCTCATCCTCCAACTCCCAACTGGATTTGGAGGGATACTTATTCCATCAACACTCTGCCTTGCCATTTCTTGATCATGAAGGACTTGTGGGAGTGTTTCCACAATTCTAGCTAGTCATTTAGTATTTAATGTGGCTGGCATTAGGTAGGGGatctcattaatgcggaggtgattATTTCATTGGATTTTGCATTTTCTTCATCGTGTCCCTTGGAGAAGATGTGGAAGATGGGTGGTCCTACACGAGGGAGGAAGTTGCTATCTCAGATACCTTTAtgacctcaaaaaaaaaagggtataagGAGTCATCTTAGTTATGGTTTTCGAGAAGGTAGTCATCCTGAATTTCCATGGTTGTAAGCCCAGTTGGTTTTTTAGAAATACATGGATTATGATGGTCTATAACCGACCTCAAATTCTTAATGTAACAATTTATTCTCCTTCATAAAAATTTGTGTAATaagcaataaaattttgaaatattttgaaagtgaaaaaaaaaaagaaaatgatttatttatgcaaaaaattcttaaagataaacaaaattaatgaaCATGCTATGCATTAACATATCACTTAATATACACC includes the following:
- the LOC115983501 gene encoding thioredoxin-like protein CITRX, chloroplastic, giving the protein MALLQIHTPAHSITTALSPILSFHSSTPPPPPPLHLSLPHSLKSHHKNSLFSTTKTPPFSLSTHPTRLLCQPPQGTHVREDYLVKKLSAQEVQELVKGERSVPLIIDFYATWCGPCILMAQELEMLAVEYANNAMIVKVDTDDEYEFSRDMQVRGLPTLFFISPDPNKEAIRTEGLIPIQMMRDIIDKDL